The stretch of DNA CGCCAGGGCGTGCTTCACCTCCCGCAGCAGCTCGCGGGCGGCGGCGGCCGGGTCGGGCGCATCGAGGACGGAGGAGATGACCGACACGCCACACGCCCCCGCGCGGATGAGGGGCGTCACGCGGCCAGGCCCGATGCCCCCGATGCCCACCACGGGGCCGGGGAAGGCCTGGCAGATGCGCGCGAGGGCCTCCACGCCCTGCGGCGCCCCCGCGTCCTCCTTGCTGGCGGTGGCGTAGATGGGCCCGACGCCCACGTAGTCCGCGCCCGCGGAAAACGGGAGCTCCTCCAGCGTCGCGCAGCTCGCGCCGATGAGGGCCTGAGGGCCCCAGAGCCTGCGGGCCTCGGCGGGGGGCAGGTCGCTCTGGCCCAGGTGCACGCCGTCAGCCCCGGCGGCCATCGCCAGGTCCAACCGGTCGTTGACGAAGAAGAGCGCCCCCGCCTGGCGGCACTGTTCGCGCAGGCGCCGGGCCTGGCGCAGCTGCTGGCCCAGGGGCAGGTGCTTCTCCCGGTACTGGAGGCTGCCGACGCCCGCGGCGAGCACGCGGTCCACGACGCCCTCGGGCGTGGAGCCGCTGACGATGACGTAAACGGAGAGCCGTTCCCTCAGGTCCATCGTGTCATTCGCCCGCGCGCAGCCGCGCTTGAAGCTGCCCGGCGCTCAGGTGGTGGAGCGCGTCCAGGAAGTGCATGGGCAGGGTGCCCGGGCCGTGGCCCTGCTCGGCCCCCAGCTCGCCGGCAATGCCCATGACCGCCATGGCGTGGGCGGCGGCGTGCAGCGCGGACGGGTTGCAGGCGGCGAAGGCGCCGGTGAGCGCCGAGGCCGCGCACCCCATGGCCGTCACCCGCGTCATCAGCGGGGTGCCGTTGCTCACGCGCAGCTCCTGGTCTCCCTGGAGAATCAGGTCCGTGGCCCCGCTCACGGAGACTACGCACCCGTAGCGCTTGGACAGCGCCCGGGCCGTCTCGTAGGCCTGTGAGGAGGTGGCCGAGCTGTCCACCCCGCGCGTCTTCTGCGCATCGGAGCCCAGGGCGATGATCTCCGAGGCGTTGCCCCGGATGATGCGCGGCGGCACGGCCTCGATGAGCTCCCGCGCCGTCCCGGTGCGCAGCTGCGAGGCGCCCACGCCCACCGGATCCAACACGATGGGCACGTTGCGCCGGGCCGCCTCCGCCATCGCCTCGCGCATGCCCTGAATCCACGCCGGGCTGAGCGTGCCGATGTTGATGACGAGCGCCTGGGAGATGCCGACGATTTCCCGGACCTCCTCGGCCG from Stigmatella aurantiaca encodes:
- the thiE gene encoding thiamine phosphate synthase, giving the protein MDLRERLSVYVIVSGSTPEGVVDRVLAAGVGSLQYREKHLPLGQQLRQARRLREQCRQAGALFFVNDRLDLAMAAGADGVHLGQSDLPPAEARRLWGPQALIGASCATLEELPFSAGADYVGVGPIYATASKEDAGAPQGVEALARICQAFPGPVVGIGGIGPGRVTPLIRAGACGVSVISSVLDAPDPAAAARELLREVKHALAETGATRGGPRADGS
- the thiM gene encoding hydroxyethylthiazole kinase, translating into MTLTADAIWKDVQAIRQQSPLVHNITNYVAMEFTANALLALGASPVMAHTAEEVREIVGISQALVINIGTLSPAWIQGMREAMAEAARRNVPIVLDPVGVGASQLRTGTARELIEAVPPRIIRGNASEIIALGSDAQKTRGVDSSATSSQAYETARALSKRYGCVVSVSGATDLILQGDQELRVSNGTPLMTRVTAMGCAASALTGAFAACNPSALHAAAHAMAVMGIAGELGAEQGHGPGTLPMHFLDALHHLSAGQLQARLRAGE